From Podospora bellae-mahoneyi strain CBS 112042 chromosome 5, whole genome shotgun sequence:
GGGTGGTTCCGACACAAAACCAATGGAGTTTGGACACCGGGCGCAGTTTTTTACTCTGGATGTTGCCACGTCGGTGACGTTCGGACGGCCGTTTGGGTTTTTGGATAGGGACGGGGATGTGAACCGGTATTTGGAGATTACGGAGGCTATGCTGCCGAtgtttggggttttgggggcgcTGCCGCAGTTGGTGTATGCGATGCATACTTGGCctttgaggaagatgatgccgggggcgggggataaggtgggttttggggttttgaTGAGGTGAGTTCCTTTGTCtaggaaaggggggaaatggGATGGTTGCTGATAAGGGGTTAGgtttgcggaggaggaggtgaggaagcgggttgagggcggtgcggaggagaagggagagagggaTTTGATAAGGAGTTATTTGGACAGTGGGATTGAggcggaggatgtggtgcAGGAGTGTATCACGCTTGTGTGAGTGAGTCCCTCGACGGGAGCAGTACCGAGCTGATGAAGATAGTGTTGCTGGGTCTGAGACGACGTCCGTTGTCCTCCGCATGACGCTTCTTGCCCTGCTGACCACACCCGAAGCCTACCGTAAACTCCAGGCCGAGATCGACGCCTTCTTCAAAGAATATGACTCTGAAGAAGTCATCAGCTACACCGACACCAAGGAGCTCAAGTATCTATGGGCAGTCATCCACGAGACGATGCGCATCTGGCCCAATGGTGCTGGGCTGAGCTTCAGCAAGCAAGTGCCTGATACGGGGGATACCATTCACGGCTATTATCTTCCCAAGGGGTATGTATGCTTTTCTTGACTGTCATGAAGCCTTTAATCCTGACGACTTCACCACAGAACCGAGATCGCACAATGCATGTTAGGGATCACCAGAGACAAAACCGTATTCAGCCCAGATGTTGACATCTGGCGGCCTGAGCGTTGGTTAGAGGCAACTCCAGAACAACACGACGAGATGTGGGCAGCCGTGGAACTAGGCTTCAGCACAGGAAAGTATATCTGTCTGGGGAAACAGGTTGGGTTGATGGAACTTGGAAAGTGGTTCACCGAGGTATGTCTCTCTGACCCGGGTGACCGTCAGTGGTCAGGATGATCCAGGGCTGCATCGCTAATAGTTAGACAGATCTTTCGACGCTACGATATTGCCCCTGTCAACAAAGCCTCACCGCTCAagttggtggatggggttaCTTGGTTGTCATCAGACTTTTGGATTAGACTCACAAGAAGAAATAAGCAAGTGTAATGCCGGATTTCCACATAGCGCTTCATCGTGCCCGACCCGAAATCTGACCTTTTATTATTTCACACTGCTTAATCGGGGAGTTAAAGAAAGTAGCAGGCAATACCTAGCGTCTGACCTCTCGTGTAAGCCTCCTCCGATCACTCCACGTCTTCAATGTTCACTTCGGCCGTCTCAGCATCTTCCATCTCCACTTCCTCGACGACGTGTTCAGGGTTATAGTGATCGTTATGCCAGAATTTCCTCTCTAATGGTAGTGTCAGCACTTCAACTGGGATAACAGAAATGAGTTCTTGTCGCTCTACCTACCTTCATCCGTTATTCTAGGGCTAAGCATCCACTCTCTACCCCGCCTaatgtgagagagagagagagctaCATCCCTAGTAGGGTACCCCTTCGGTGAACAGAACATTGATGGCAGGACACATGCGTGGGAGGTAGTGCCCACATGTGTGCTTTTGTCGATGTCAAGATAAGTTCCAAGCGAATTTTCCGAGTCGCGGCGCTACTGGCGCTGTTCCCGAACGAGCTTTCTCAAACTGGTTTCCAGAGAGCCTAATCTGGGGTGGCCTGACCACTTCTGCTCTTCGGATGAACCGGGGCTCTCCTCAGTCTTTGGATTGTGGGAGCTGAAAAGCCGGATTTCATGGATGACCTTGCTTACAAGTCCAGGGTGTTTCGATATGATCTTTGGCTCTGGCGAttgccagctcctccacggTGTAGTTGCCCATACATAATCGGTGCGGCGGCTCAAACAAATCTATATAGGGCTTAAACCACATGCACACGGCCTGGTACGTGCTTTTGGAGGCTTAGATAGGTATGTGTTGAACGGAAAGGGAAACCGGGGACAGCAAAGTGGGAGATGTTGGATCCGCGTCTGATTCGTCAACATGAAATGTTGAACTTGACCCTCTAAGGCTGTGAGAGAGATGGAATATTTGATTGGTATAGCTGCTGGAAATCGGGGCCGAGCTGTCTAAATATAGTAGGTACATGGAGCTGTAAGAGGCGGAGCAGTGAGCAGAGGCAACAAAGCGAGCTACCCAAAGGAGGGCAAAGAACCAAAGGAAACGGCCTGCAGTCAAGGAAAAAGCCAACAAAACCTTCAAGTCAAATTCTTGCTTATTTGCCAGCGGGCTTAAGTGGGTTTCACTGGAAGATCAAAATGCTTGCTGTGTAATAGATAGGGCCAGCTATGCTCTCTCTTGACTGTACACGCAAATGGCCAAACACGAAGAAAATCACAAGATACCTCTGCCTTGCCAGATGGTTCGTCTGTGACAATTGTTCAGAAGtaccttcaaccagtatgtatccctttcagaggttctggataggggttcgtcacaccTGGGTCTTACCTGGCACCTATTATGTGCCACACGTTAACAacttttaaaataattatttcCGTTAAAGTAAACAAAGCGAGAATTAAACTCGTAATTTCGAACTGCTTTCGGGACGAAATTATCGATTCTAAATACCAATCCGTAGACTTCTTCTAAGTACTTAAAGTAAAGCACGGGTATTTAGTTTggtttatatataagcgGCTTAAATAGCAGTGTGTTATTCTCGGTACTCCGCATAAACCGTTGGCTTTTTATTATGTCTTCGGATGTTGTGACCTTCCGTCAAGATAGCTCGAAAAGAGACTCCCAGGGAAGCTCCTCTCGTAGGTGGGAGGTTCCTGGGGAGGCTCCCGGTGGCAGACTTGGTGAGGCCCTGGGACACTTCTCAGAGGAATGTCCCGCCGAGGGGTACGGAGGAGCCCAGGGACAGTTCCCAGAGGAATATCCTGTCGCGAAGGCCTTGCCGAGTCTCCGGCTTGTGGCTTCCGGAGGTGGAAGCCGGGGCGAGGACTCTAACGGAGAGTCCTcatgaaaaagaaagagaaaaaaagaaaggggCGATCACCGAATACAAAGGATGTGAACTGTGTGGTATGGTGAATGAATGCTGGGGAGCTTCGCGAGAAAGCTCCCGGTAGAGGTTTTATAGATAGCTACGGAAGGTCCCTGACCTCCGAACGTTTAAGCCTAATAGTCGAACCGGTAGTTATTTTAACAGGTATCTTGTTAATCGTTGAATTCAAGGTCGGCGCAGTTGTAAAATAGCTTTAAAATTATACATTATACGATACTTTGACTGCAAATTGTTAGGGGGTCTACAAAGGTGTCAATTCTGGTGTTGTAAGAGTGTGAGTTGCCTGGGTGGCTGGAAACGCCGAATCCAGTGGCTCAGGTCCCACTGGCAATATATTAATTCTTTAACAGAGGGCCTCATTGACTAATCTGACACCACGCAGTATGAAAATAAGTTTATCAGAATGAGAAGTGGGATAGGGTGTCACTCATTAGCCACGCGCCCTGCAAGCGAGTCCGAGAACGGCAACAACTTTCCCCTTGACACAACAAAACACTCTTGATGGCTGCCTAGGTGACGAACACCTTCTATACGTGCCTTTTTGATGCACGTGTGATTGCAACAGTGATTCAACCCAAATTCTATCCACTACGACTTTCATGTTTTTCTGAGCCCATACGCATGACTTGTTTCAACTATCAATGAGCTCGATCGTGATTTCATGGATGGACAGGTTGTGTTGGATTGACCGAGGGAATCTGCAGATGGTCAGACGTCAGTGACAAACCCGGACGACGCAAGGCACTCACAACCATCCTGCCATTTGCTATCAGGGATTCCGAGGAGTGCCAAACTGGCAGTTCTCTTCTCTAGGAAGGATGTGGCCAGAGATTGCTCCGCAGGCGTTAGGGTTTGCTTGctgtctttgctgctgctcgccATCTTGAGGATCGGGTTGGGGGTAGATGCTACAGACCTTCACTACGAGATATCCCATTCTTTACCTTTGTAGACATCGCTGATATAGGAGAGTGTTGTTACACAGGATCGGGGTTTATTTCTACATTCGGAGATGTCAGCGACACGGGGAGCCGGAGCTGTCTCTCCGCCAGTACCAGGGACCACGATAATGTCTGTACGCGTTGAAGTGCACTTCCGGGCCCGGGGAACAGGCTCCGTCACGCTGTACATCACCACAGACGTTGTGAACCAAGAGCATGCCAGCAAGCGTCATCTTTAGGGTGTGTTCCCTGGTGATGGCTGACCAAGTTGTCAACGCCAAGGCACTGCCGCTGTTCCTCTAGGGCGTGGGGGATGTTATGACCTCAACAACATGGCATGGCGTCACTATTACAGTCTTCGGTGAGGATAAACAAGGCGGATCCCTGTGAATTGTTGAAGACCAATGAGTCGACCCCAACCAACTGTGATCATGATGAAGAATATCTCCTCATAAATTGTTTCAAGATCTGCAACGTCCTGTGAATTTTCACCGACTCACAAGTCTCGTACAAGATACGGATTGGTTACCGACTGACAGCCTAGTTTGGCAGGTACCTATCTTGCCAGAACCTAATACACATAGATGAAGTCTTCGTTCTTGACGTCGGTCATGTCCCGTAAAGCATTGTCCTCTTCCAGCGCCTTTGGCTTTACGCCAGTACCTGCCTCCTCAAGCTCTGCCGCCTTGCCGCTTTCCACTTGACCTTTTCCAAACATGGACTCGTCAACAAGCACGGCATTCTTTCCCAACTCTTCCCGACGCTTGGCGTGCCGGCGGTTCAGGTACATGAGGTAGAATGGGATGAGTCTGCCAAGGTCTTGTCAGCCACTGCGTTACGCATGTCAGGTATCCTTGTCACTTACATCGCTAGCGCGGctaccaacaccaacatgaTGAGATTAGATATCAAGCCCGGTCGATATAAAGGGGCATGATCGACAGAATACAGCAGTGGGCCGATAATGTTACCAGTACACATCCCGATGAAGACCATGCCAGACGTGCacttcttcttggtgtcACCTCCAGTGTTCTGCGCCTGCCACGCGTAAATCAACGGCGTGATGGCAGCCATGCATGACACCAAGTAGTacccaaacaacaacaccccttTCTGTTCGCGAGGGACAGTCAACATGATAATCGTGCCCACAATGGGCAACACGCAGACCGCCGCAATCGTCAGTCCCTTGTGCTTGAACCTCGTGGCGACCCATCCCGAGGCAATGATGACAATGAACTGGATAGCCCCAAACGGGATGTTGAACAAGATGGCCTCGAACTTGGTGTATCCAAACGATTTGACGATGAGACTGCCAAAAGTTCCAATACCACCGCTCACAATCCTGCCATGTCCTGTCAGCAATCCTCTCCCCACGACACCTCAGAACAAAACTTACGAAATCGCAACAATAATGAcaaaccaacaccaagtcTTCAAATCCAGCAAACTCTCCCACACATGCTCCCACCTCCACTTCCCGCTCGACACCCCCATCTGGttcgccctcaacctctccaccgcaATCACCTTTTCCCTCTCGGTCAAATACTTGGCCTCCATCGGCGAATCCGGCATAAAAGCCAGCACGACCCCCGCATACACCACCGTCAACAACCCACAAAACAGAAAAATGATCTGGTACTTGAACATCACCCCACTCTCGATATGTCCCAGCCCATAGGTAAACAGGCTCCCGACTATCGCGGTGATCCCGTTCATCGCATTCCAGTAACTCGTCCGCAGCGtctgctcccccctcctccaccacatctGCGTGACGGCGATGCAGCTCGGTGCGATCATGGCCTCGAAGCTGCCCAGCACGAAGCGGAGTCCGAGCAAAGACGGGAAGCTGGTACAAGCAGCCATGATGGCCTGTGAGGAACCCCACAGGAAGATAGCAGAGGCGATGACTTTCCCGTTGGGGAACTTGACCAAGATGAAAGCGGCGAGGGGCTGCATCACCAGCTGGGCGATGTAAAGGATCGAGCCGAGCCATGAGTACTGCTGCCCGACGAGCTTGGCGTCTTCGGTGATGCCGAAGATGGAGACGTATGACAGGGAGGATTTGTCGAGCTGTTGGAAGAAGTaggcgccgaggaggagggggaggatgcgCGTGTCGATGCGGCGGAGGACGTGGCGCTCTTCGTCGCAGGTGAAGGTCGTGTCGGTTTGGGCGTGGGCttggaggaaggtggtggctTTGTCAGTGGGGGTGTCTGTAATGGGGGCAGGGCTGATTTCGTCCGTTGCgagtgctgctgctgctgctgctgctgctgttggccCATGGGCTGGGTGAGATTTATCTGGGGTGGTCATTGCTGGCAGATTCGACCCTGAGGCTCTGAAAATGACCGAGTGACAAGTGAGGACTGTATGAGCTTGTGAAACCAGACCGGCACCATGTC
This genomic window contains:
- a CDS encoding hypothetical protein (EggNog:ENOG503NXW2; COG:Q), whose amino-acid sequence is METLKPFLAPPPLNLPPTTLVPLALLFLLTTFIIIPTLIQYHRLSHIPGPLLNSLTSLVYARRTLKPGSAQYVYDLCRQYGPLVRVTPNIVVFSDAATFRHVCSHKAKYTKGLWFEFSRWDLKRWSCIAMRDNESRKERKNKLIPAWSGAGLAAMEKRVDQQVGAFIDLVERKYVSGGSDTKPMEFGHRAQFFTLDVATSVTFGRPFGFLDRDGDVNRYLEITEAMLPMFGVLGALPQLVYAMHTWPLRKMMPGAGDKVGFGVLMRFAEEEVRKRVEGGAEEKGERDLIRSYLDSGIEAEDVVQECITLVVAGSETTSVVLRMTLLALLTTPEAYRKLQAEIDAFFKEYDSEEVISYTDTKELKYLWAVIHETMRIWPNGAGLSFSKQVPDTGDTIHGYYLPKGTEIAQCMLGITRDKTVFSPDVDIWRPERWLEATPEQHDEMWAAVELGFSTGKYICLGKQVGLMELGKWFTEIFRRYDIAPVNKASPLKLVDGVTWLSSDFWIRLTRRNKQV
- a CDS encoding hypothetical protein (COG:G; EggNog:ENOG503NX4R), producing the protein MICIYLGVNSSDRPSTTSSSPFSRSIPSFQVHGHGAGLVSQAHTVLTCHSVIFRASGSNLPAMTTPDKSHPAHGPTAAAAAAAALATDEISPAPITDTPTDKATTFLQAHAQTDTTFTCDEERHVLRRIDTRILPLLLGAYFFQQLDKSSLSYVSIFGITEDAKLVGQQYSWLGSILYIAQLVMQPLAAFILVKFPNGKVIASAIFLWGSSQAIMAACTSFPSLLGLRFVLGSFEAMIAPSCIAVTQMWWRRGEQTLRTSYWNAMNGITAIVGSLFTYGLGHIESGVMFKYQIIFLFCGLLTVVYAGVVLAFMPDSPMEAKYLTEREKVIAVERLRANQMGVSSGKWRWEHVWESLLDLKTWCWFVIIVAISIVSGGIGTFGSLIVKSFGYTKFEAILFNIPFGAIQFIVIIASGWVATRFKHKGLTIAAVCVLPIVGTIIMLTVPREQKGVLLFGYYLVSCMAAITPLIYAWQAQNTGGDTKKKCTSGMVFIGMCTGNIIGPLLYSVDHAPLYRPGLISNLIMLVLVAALAILIPFYLMYLNRRHAKRREELGKNAVLVDESMFGKGQVESGKAAELEEAGTGVKPKALEEDNALRDMTDVKNEDFIYVY